Proteins encoded together in one Catellatospora citrea window:
- a CDS encoding amidohydrolase family protein, with translation MTGGPLLLRTAVLADGRQVDVRVQDGVIAQVAVAGAGDATGAQVVDLAGHLLLPAPAEIHAHLDKALSADAVPNPAGDLFGAVTAWLAYRPSLTREQVENSARTALDAYLGHGATAVRTHADLGEGIGLRALLAVLAVRDQAAARCAVQVTAFAATPLTGAAGAANRALLADALAAGADAVGACPGLDPDPAGCIEICLDLAARHGVPLDLHVDEWLHPDPCTLELLADAVTATGFPHGVIAGHCVSLGMMESDRAGQIADKVARAGIAVACLPQTNLFLQGRDHDRAVPRGLTALRTLRAAGVTVAAGGDNLQDPFQLLGRGDPLETAALLVLAGHDTPETAYDAVSVQARLAAGLPPVAVAPGSPAELLAVRASSLREALATATAHRLVVHGGRIVARTTVTRHDPDDHPAQIGHPA, from the coding sequence GTGACCGGCGGACCGCTGCTGCTGCGCACCGCCGTGCTCGCCGACGGGCGCCAGGTCGACGTGCGGGTGCAGGACGGCGTGATCGCGCAGGTCGCGGTGGCCGGCGCCGGCGACGCCACCGGCGCCCAGGTCGTCGACCTCGCCGGGCACCTGCTGCTGCCCGCGCCCGCGGAGATCCACGCGCACCTGGACAAGGCATTGAGCGCCGACGCCGTGCCCAACCCGGCCGGAGACCTGTTCGGCGCGGTCACCGCCTGGCTGGCGTACCGCCCGTCGCTGACGCGCGAGCAGGTCGAGAACTCGGCCCGCACGGCCCTCGACGCCTACCTCGGCCACGGCGCGACGGCCGTGCGCACCCATGCCGACCTCGGCGAGGGGATCGGCCTGCGCGCGCTGCTGGCCGTGCTCGCGGTGCGCGACCAGGCCGCCGCCCGCTGCGCCGTGCAGGTCACCGCGTTCGCGGCCACGCCGCTGACGGGCGCCGCCGGGGCCGCCAACCGGGCGCTGCTGGCCGATGCGCTGGCCGCGGGCGCGGACGCGGTCGGCGCGTGCCCCGGGCTCGACCCCGACCCGGCCGGCTGCATCGAGATCTGCCTGGACCTCGCGGCACGCCACGGCGTCCCGCTCGACCTGCACGTCGACGAATGGCTGCACCCCGATCCCTGCACACTGGAACTGCTGGCCGACGCGGTGACGGCGACCGGCTTCCCGCACGGCGTCATCGCCGGGCACTGCGTCAGCCTCGGCATGATGGAGTCCGACCGGGCCGGGCAGATCGCCGACAAGGTCGCCCGGGCCGGGATCGCCGTCGCCTGCCTGCCGCAGACCAACCTGTTCCTGCAGGGACGCGACCACGACCGGGCCGTGCCGCGCGGGCTGACCGCGCTGCGCACCCTGCGCGCCGCGGGCGTCACGGTCGCCGCGGGCGGCGACAACCTGCAGGACCCGTTCCAGCTCCTCGGCCGCGGCGACCCCCTGGAGACGGCGGCGCTGCTGGTGCTGGCCGGGCACGACACCCCCGAGACCGCGTACGACGCGGTCAGCGTGCAGGCCCGGCTAGCCGCAGGGCTGCCCCCGGTCGCCGTCGCGCCGGGTTCGCCGGCCGAGCTGCTGGCCGTACGCGCGAGTTCGCTGCGCGAGGCCCTCGCCACCGCCACCGCCCACCGGCTGGTGGTCCACGGCGGGCGGATCGTCGCCCGCACCACGGTCACCCGGCACGACCCGGACGACCACCCTGCACAGATAGGACACCCCGCGTGA
- a CDS encoding roadblock/LC7 domain-containing protein — protein sequence MAISAAARDFNWLINGFAERVAGVVHTVVVSSDGLLVAASDRLPRDSADQFAAVTSSLVSVTKSAASLFDGDSVRQTVVEMGRGFLLVMPIRDGSILASLTAAGADVGVAGYEMAKLCKQAGEVLTPAIRAELQQSLPQVQHIG from the coding sequence ATGGCGATCAGCGCAGCTGCGCGTGACTTCAACTGGCTCATCAACGGCTTCGCCGAGCGGGTGGCCGGTGTCGTGCACACCGTGGTGGTCTCGTCGGACGGCCTGCTGGTGGCGGCCTCGGACCGGCTCCCGCGCGACAGCGCGGACCAGTTCGCGGCGGTGACGTCGAGCCTGGTCAGCGTGACCAAGAGCGCGGCGTCGCTGTTCGACGGCGACTCGGTGCGCCAGACCGTGGTCGAGATGGGCCGCGGCTTCCTGCTGGTGATGCCGATCCGCGACGGCTCGATCCTGGCCTCGCTGACCGCCGCCGGGGCCGACGTGGGCGTCGCCGGCTACGAGATGGCCAAGCTGTGCAAGCAGGCCGGCGAGGTGCTCACCCCGGCGATCCGCGCCGAACTGCAGCAGTCCCTGCCGCAGGTCCAGCACATCGGCTGA
- a CDS encoding ABC transporter permease yields MTRVLTRQARRLAPPTAVAALVLAAWYFGSYVLIDVDRRFLLPPPHEVVKVAFGDPANVAELLAALQLSAEVAVTGLVCAAVLGLALAILMSQARWVERSLYPYAVALQTVPVLALVPLFGFWFGFGFSSRVLTCVLIALFPIVANSLFGLRSVDPALHDLFTLHRAGRLTRLVKLQLPAALPAILTGLRISAGAAVIGAIVGDFFFQQGDPGLGQLIYVYPRRLQSEMLFAAVFLASAFGVIVFWLFGVLARRATAWHSSQHRRPYTGGAPR; encoded by the coding sequence ATGACCCGTGTGCTGACCCGGCAGGCCCGCCGGCTGGCGCCGCCCACGGCGGTGGCCGCGCTCGTGCTGGCCGCCTGGTACTTCGGCAGCTACGTGCTGATCGACGTCGATCGGCGCTTCCTGCTGCCCCCGCCGCACGAGGTCGTCAAGGTCGCCTTTGGCGACCCGGCCAACGTCGCCGAGCTGCTGGCCGCGTTGCAACTCTCCGCGGAGGTGGCGGTGACCGGGCTGGTCTGCGCCGCGGTGCTCGGCCTGGCGCTGGCGATCCTGATGAGCCAGGCGCGCTGGGTCGAGCGCTCGCTGTACCCGTACGCGGTGGCGCTGCAGACCGTGCCGGTCCTGGCGCTGGTGCCGCTGTTCGGGTTCTGGTTCGGATTCGGCTTCTCCAGCCGGGTGCTGACCTGCGTGCTCATCGCGCTGTTCCCGATCGTGGCCAACTCGCTGTTCGGCCTGCGCTCGGTCGACCCGGCGCTGCACGACCTGTTCACCCTGCACCGCGCCGGCCGGCTGACCCGCCTGGTGAAGCTGCAACTGCCCGCCGCGCTGCCCGCGATCCTCACCGGGCTGCGCATCTCCGCCGGGGCGGCGGTCATCGGCGCGATCGTCGGCGACTTCTTCTTCCAGCAGGGCGATCCCGGCCTCGGCCAGCTCATCTACGTGTACCCCCGGCGGCTGCAGTCCGAAATGCTCTTCGCCGCGGTGTTCCTCGCCTCGGCGTTCGGCGTGATCGTGTTCTGGCTGTTCGGGGTCCTCGCCCGGCGGGCCACCGCCTGGCACTCCTCGCAGCACCGCCGGCCCTACACCGGCGGCGCGCCCCGCTGA
- a CDS encoding LysR family transcriptional regulator, whose protein sequence is MELRQLEHFVAVAEEANFTRAAARLHVVQSAVSATIKNLERELGTPLLERTTKRVLLTDAGAALLPRAHAALNAAQEAADAVAEVRGGLRGTLRVGTMATVGLIDLPALLGEFHRRHPGVLLQTSAAASGSQGLIDALLERRLDLAFVSLPGPHPMGITLTELVTSVLDLVVPADHPLANRGSVPITELAGLDFVDFPASYGIRNVADQAFAAASVTRRVALEITDLPTGVAYVRNGLGVALLPRPALADAADVATLTIDDTDLNWPFSLAAPSERTPGRAARALIAITHEFLIWRG, encoded by the coding sequence GTGGAACTGCGCCAACTCGAGCACTTCGTCGCCGTCGCCGAGGAGGCGAACTTCACCCGCGCCGCCGCACGGTTGCACGTCGTCCAGTCCGCGGTCTCCGCCACGATCAAGAACCTCGAGCGCGAACTCGGCACGCCGCTGCTGGAACGGACTACCAAGCGCGTGCTGCTCACCGACGCCGGAGCTGCCCTGCTCCCGCGCGCCCATGCCGCCCTCAACGCCGCTCAGGAAGCCGCAGACGCGGTGGCCGAGGTCCGCGGAGGACTGCGCGGCACGCTGCGGGTGGGCACGATGGCCACGGTCGGGCTCATCGACCTTCCCGCCCTCCTCGGCGAGTTCCACCGGCGTCATCCCGGAGTGCTTCTGCAGACCAGCGCCGCCGCGTCCGGCTCCCAGGGCCTGATCGACGCCCTCCTCGAGCGGCGGCTCGACCTCGCATTCGTCTCCCTGCCCGGACCGCACCCGATGGGCATCACGCTGACCGAACTCGTCACCTCGGTGCTCGACCTCGTCGTGCCGGCCGACCATCCGCTCGCCAATCGGGGCAGCGTGCCGATCACCGAACTGGCCGGCCTGGACTTTGTCGACTTCCCCGCGAGCTATGGCATCCGCAACGTTGCCGATCAGGCCTTCGCTGCCGCCTCCGTGACCCGTCGCGTCGCCCTCGAGATCACCGACCTCCCCACCGGCGTGGCCTACGTCCGCAACGGCCTGGGCGTGGCCCTACTGCCCCGGCCCGCCCTCGCCGACGCGGCGGACGTCGCCACGCTGACCATCGACGACACCGACCTGAACTGGCCGTTTTCCTTGGCCGCTCCGTCTGAGCGCACACCCGGTCGTGCGGCACGCGCCCTGATCGCGATAACGCACGAGTTCCTCATCTGGCGAGGATGA
- a CDS encoding ABC transporter substrate-binding protein: MNRLRLACCLASVALLTAGCTTTTDIPQPAAVGVLAPQSGPDAGWGVDAVNGARLAVDVVNDDHPDLPLPLAAGTGLPGRGGARLSLAVRDTAGGSEAAAAAMTALAEQEHVAGLVLAGSTEIAEAAASQAKRLRVPLLDARSTDDYLTELGIDWYFRTGPSDSRLAEAAFALLARRGADAGGITLVTEAGRPGSAAAVTNLRDLARRAAVPIGTSLTVRAAAPDTAQLRDRLAESAGHTVVAWAQTAAGAQAVSDAAGQTEPRPTLFGLGQGFRLLERPDSGAALLRAVPWSADLAGRDPTARLVAQLYEQRYAKPMSAVAADAFTATMALAAAVDAAGSADPAAIRTALRRTSLSAVQMIMPWDGVRFGDDGQNQFAAAVVEQWQDRGYRLVYPIELASASARWSSPEPKP, from the coding sequence ATGAATCGGCTGCGCCTGGCGTGCTGCCTGGCCTCGGTCGCCCTGCTGACCGCCGGATGCACGACCACGACGGACATCCCGCAGCCGGCCGCGGTCGGCGTGCTCGCCCCGCAGAGCGGCCCCGACGCCGGCTGGGGCGTCGACGCAGTGAACGGCGCGCGGCTGGCCGTCGACGTCGTCAACGACGACCACCCTGATCTCCCGCTGCCACTGGCCGCGGGCACCGGCCTGCCGGGGCGCGGCGGCGCGCGGCTGAGCCTGGCAGTCCGCGACACCGCGGGCGGATCCGAGGCCGCCGCCGCCGCGATGACCGCGCTCGCCGAGCAGGAGCACGTGGCCGGGCTGGTGCTCGCCGGGTCCACGGAGATCGCCGAGGCCGCCGCCAGCCAGGCCAAGCGGCTGCGGGTGCCGCTGCTCGACGCGCGGAGCACCGACGACTACCTCACCGAGTTGGGCATCGACTGGTACTTCCGGACCGGGCCGAGCGACAGCCGGCTCGCGGAGGCCGCGTTCGCGCTGCTGGCCCGCCGCGGTGCCGACGCGGGCGGGATCACCCTGGTCACCGAGGCCGGACGGCCCGGCTCGGCTGCGGCCGTGACGAACCTGCGCGACCTGGCCCGCCGGGCGGCCGTGCCGATCGGCACGTCGTTGACGGTGAGGGCGGCCGCGCCCGACACCGCGCAGCTGCGCGACCGGCTCGCCGAATCGGCCGGGCACACGGTGGTGGCGTGGGCGCAGACCGCGGCCGGCGCCCAGGCCGTCTCCGACGCCGCCGGGCAGACCGAACCGCGGCCGACGCTGTTCGGCCTGGGCCAGGGCTTCCGGCTGCTCGAGCGGCCCGACAGCGGGGCCGCGCTGCTGCGGGCCGTGCCGTGGTCGGCCGACCTCGCCGGGCGGGACCCGACAGCCCGGCTCGTCGCCCAGTTGTACGAGCAGCGCTACGCCAAGCCCATGAGCGCGGTCGCCGCCGACGCGTTCACCGCGACCATGGCGCTCGCGGCCGCCGTGGACGCGGCCGGGTCCGCCGATCCCGCCGCGATCCGCACCGCGCTGCGCCGGACCTCCCTGTCGGCGGTACAGATGATCATGCCGTGGGACGGCGTGCGCTTCGGCGACGACGGCCAGAACCAGTTCGCCGCCGCGGTCGTCGAGCAATGGCAGGACCGCGGCTACCGCCTGGTGTACCCGATCGAACTCGCGTCGGCGTCGGCACGCTGGAGCAGCCCGGAGCCCAAGCCGTGA
- a CDS encoding sugar ABC transporter permease, producing the protein MTETVPKSPDRTAHILFGLFAVIPAFLLLLSGYVVPTVRTVLASFTDVDMLGRDAEQVGLENYADSFPDFAAALVWPLVFAVLVTLTAVLGGGTLAYLAARAGRAGRWTVRIAFALPLAGLATAGAAASWVLTFDLSPDGVNPLLAQYLTFFGLAVGLGATAFLLVFRRSTRPRDTWAGALLVSGVLAASALAIGLQSFGFPYVLGRTADGPRYATPTVLIFDQAFRTFRLGAASAVAVLLGLLLAVLGIGVTVWLILARTRVVPADQPASAEQGAAPSTAGWRVAASVVAGGLLLLGLAGLTPWLLNSVGFDTAAVRGSLFTHLAFTWLPPLISTVAGVLAAALAGYGIGALRPLGRRSELLLLPFAPWLFVGLAGLTPDAWMHRTEDGSAFLFLIPPASLTIPVLFGSALLFRGVRWTRALPVVGLAALITWVVQAQDTLWPIIAGYAPDSAPMQVVVLQAIQMFGAPDAVPTGWLYPLPVLLVVAAAVAAVQVLVLDRLALRTGRDTDTAAPRPNAGN; encoded by the coding sequence GTGACCGAGACCGTGCCGAAGTCCCCTGACCGCACCGCCCACATCCTGTTCGGACTGTTCGCCGTCATCCCCGCGTTCCTGCTGCTGCTCAGCGGCTACGTCGTGCCCACCGTGCGGACCGTGCTGGCGAGCTTCACCGACGTCGACATGCTCGGCCGCGACGCGGAGCAGGTCGGGCTGGAGAACTACGCGGACTCGTTCCCCGACTTCGCGGCGGCGCTGGTCTGGCCGCTGGTCTTCGCCGTGCTGGTGACGCTCACCGCGGTCCTCGGCGGTGGCACGCTGGCATACCTGGCCGCGCGGGCGGGCCGGGCCGGCCGCTGGACGGTCCGCATCGCGTTCGCGCTGCCGCTGGCCGGCCTGGCCACCGCGGGCGCGGCCGCCTCGTGGGTGCTCACGTTCGACCTCTCCCCTGACGGCGTGAACCCCCTGCTGGCGCAGTACCTCACCTTCTTCGGGCTCGCCGTCGGGCTCGGCGCGACGGCGTTCCTGCTGGTGTTCCGGCGCTCGACCCGGCCGCGCGACACGTGGGCGGGCGCCCTGCTGGTCAGCGGCGTGCTCGCCGCCTCGGCGCTGGCGATCGGCCTGCAGTCGTTCGGCTTCCCCTACGTGCTGGGCCGGACCGCCGACGGTCCCCGCTACGCCACCCCGACAGTGCTGATCTTCGATCAGGCGTTCCGGACCTTCCGGCTGGGCGCGGCCTCCGCCGTCGCGGTCCTGCTGGGGCTGCTGCTGGCGGTCCTGGGCATCGGCGTGACGGTGTGGCTGATCCTGGCCCGGACCCGGGTCGTGCCCGCGGACCAGCCCGCGTCGGCGGAGCAGGGCGCGGCCCCGAGCACCGCGGGATGGCGAGTCGCCGCCTCCGTCGTCGCCGGTGGACTGCTGCTGCTCGGCCTGGCCGGGCTCACCCCGTGGCTGCTGAACTCGGTCGGCTTCGACACCGCGGCCGTACGCGGAAGCCTGTTCACCCACCTGGCCTTCACCTGGCTGCCGCCGCTGATCTCGACGGTCGCCGGGGTGCTCGCCGCGGCCCTGGCCGGCTACGGCATCGGCGCGCTGCGGCCGCTCGGCCGCCGTAGCGAGCTGCTGCTGCTGCCGTTCGCGCCGTGGCTGTTCGTGGGGCTGGCCGGGCTCACGCCCGACGCCTGGATGCACCGCACCGAGGACGGCAGCGCGTTCCTGTTCCTGATCCCGCCCGCGTCGCTGACGATCCCGGTGCTGTTCGGGTCGGCGCTGCTGTTCCGCGGCGTGCGCTGGACGCGGGCGCTGCCGGTCGTCGGGCTCGCCGCGCTGATCACGTGGGTGGTGCAGGCCCAGGACACGTTGTGGCCGATCATCGCGGGCTACGCCCCCGACAGCGCCCCGATGCAGGTCGTGGTGCTCCAGGCGATCCAGATGTTCGGTGCCCCGGACGCGGTGCCGACCGGCTGGCTGTATCCGCTGCCGGTCCTGCTCGTCGTCGCGGCCGCGGTCGCCGCGGTGCAGGTGCTGGTGCTGGACCGGCTCGCGCTGCGGACCGGCCGGGACACCGACACGGCCGCCCCAAGACCCAACGCGGGCAACTGA
- a CDS encoding response regulator transcription factor: MRVVIAEDSALFREGLARLLEDAGCTVVAKVGDAGALLDAVREHQPELAIVDIRMPPDHTDDGARAAVTLRERHPRLGILLLSQQIETRHSVGLVTRGGFGYLLKDRVFDVDDFLEALRRVAGGGSALDPEVVARLLAAPRRDDPLAALTPREREVLALMAEGRTNVGIARRLWLTDRTVETHVGSIMAKLGLAAGDEDHRRVLAVLTYLRATA, translated from the coding sequence GTGCGTGTCGTGATCGCCGAGGACTCGGCCCTGTTCCGGGAGGGGCTGGCGCGGCTGCTGGAGGACGCCGGCTGCACGGTCGTGGCAAAGGTCGGCGATGCCGGCGCCCTGCTGGACGCGGTCCGGGAGCACCAGCCCGAGCTGGCCATCGTGGACATCCGGATGCCCCCGGACCACACCGACGACGGCGCACGCGCCGCGGTGACCCTGCGCGAGCGCCATCCGCGGCTGGGCATCCTGCTGCTGTCCCAGCAGATCGAGACCCGGCACAGCGTCGGGCTGGTCACCCGGGGCGGCTTCGGCTACCTGCTCAAGGACCGGGTGTTCGACGTCGACGACTTCCTGGAGGCGCTGCGGCGGGTGGCGGGCGGCGGCTCGGCGCTCGATCCGGAGGTGGTGGCGCGGCTGCTGGCCGCGCCCCGGCGCGACGACCCGCTGGCCGCGCTCACCCCGCGGGAGCGGGAGGTGCTGGCGTTGATGGCCGAAGGGCGCACCAACGTCGGCATCGCGCGGCGGCTGTGGCTCACCGACCGGACCGTGGAGACGCACGTCGGGTCGATCATGGCCAAGCTCGGCCTGGCCGCCGGGGACGAGGACCACCGCCGGGTCCTGGCCGTGCTCACCTACCTGCGCGCAACGGCGTGA
- a CDS encoding ABC transporter ATP-binding protein: protein MTDDDRPALTMEAVGVRYPGGTVALDGVTLSLAPGEFTAVVGPSGCGKSTLLRLAAGLLAPSAGTVGRATERLGYVFQDPTLLPWRSVRRNVELAGELTGVPARERRDRAEEALRRVGLSHVADALPGTLSGGMRMRVSLARTLTGRPELMLFDEPFGSVDEITRARLGDDLQELFVADGFAGLLVTHSVAEAVYLSQRVLVMADRPGRLVGEVAVPLPYPRLPEVRFSPAFTELTSQVTALLQGGAADRIEVAA, encoded by the coding sequence GTGACCGACGACGACAGACCCGCCCTGACGATGGAGGCGGTCGGCGTGCGATATCCCGGCGGCACCGTCGCCCTCGACGGGGTGACCCTGTCCCTGGCCCCCGGTGAGTTCACCGCCGTGGTCGGACCCTCCGGCTGCGGCAAGAGCACCCTGCTGCGGCTGGCCGCCGGGCTGCTCGCACCGTCCGCCGGCACGGTCGGCCGCGCCACCGAGCGGCTCGGCTACGTGTTCCAGGACCCGACCCTGCTGCCCTGGCGCAGCGTACGGCGCAACGTCGAGCTGGCCGGCGAGCTGACCGGCGTGCCCGCGCGCGAGCGCCGCGACCGGGCCGAGGAGGCGCTGCGGCGGGTGGGGCTGTCCCACGTCGCCGACGCGCTGCCCGGCACCCTGTCCGGCGGCATGCGGATGCGGGTGTCGCTGGCCCGCACCCTCACCGGCCGGCCCGAGCTGATGCTGTTCGACGAGCCGTTCGGCTCCGTCGACGAGATCACCCGTGCTCGGCTCGGCGACGACCTGCAGGAGCTGTTCGTCGCGGACGGGTTCGCGGGGCTGCTGGTCACCCACTCCGTGGCCGAGGCGGTCTACCTGTCGCAGCGGGTGCTCGTGATGGCCGACCGCCCGGGACGGCTGGTCGGCGAGGTGGCCGTGCCGCTGCCGTACCCGCGCCTGCCCGAGGTGCGCTTCTCCCCCGCCTTCACCGAACTGACCTCGCAGGTGACCGCCCTGTTGCAGGGCGGCGCCGCCGACCGGATCGAGGTCGCCGCATGA
- a CDS encoding sensor histidine kinase, with amino-acid sequence MTDQGRRSGRATGAHRRSSPLRARLWRVPTKLAAVLTVPLLGFLVVAGVQISDSVRTAADLDAFSRQVALGDEITTLVHELQNERDRTVGMLVSLSAGGSPVRDVAALAPERTAVDRAAARWRTAAAELAAEAATAGPYRAARDGLDQVAPMRAGVAGGWLRAQAAFDAYTGVIAALHALLPTPADVGGDAALGRQVRGFSTLARAKELTAQIRGRLYMLCYGADFEAAPASRLAQARAQRQAALAGFRADADPAQVSHFEDVVAGQAVRSANRLAETIVAAEPGTGVDPQQWWSASTTELEQLRTVEQDLLAGASEAVAAASASQWLTTLFGSLVTIVLLLAAVLMSIVIGRNMASTLRSLRTQALIVAEVALPGVIEQLRLSPTTAPPVHVEPIVVGSQDEVAEVAEAFTAVHLSAVRLAAEQASMRRNVNEIFIKLSRRSQTLVERQLQLLDTMESAEVDPDKLGNLFRLDHLAARLRRNDENLLVLAGGDTARHWNRPKDLNTIVLAATAEVEHYQRVQHDTPDGVHVVGHAVADVVNLLAELLENGTAFSPPDTSVRVSGHALADGSAELIVADDGIGMSAQLLAEANSQVSEPVSIDTSAAERMGLVVVGHLARRHGITVDLTSGVRGVTVRIHLPEALIAPAPAEEPDTAPPSDDPDADASALSSLRRRVPTRSEDVLTPERRSPSIWWTRDPGEQAAAAPAPESAPQPPALTKAGLPARTRRTVPQVNQAASTRYEADPDALGDTLTRLYQGVRRAEAEAEAQDGAEQGAEASPAPEQDDAEGRTEAERQLTQPAGK; translated from the coding sequence GTGACGGATCAAGGGCGTCGCAGCGGGCGGGCGACCGGGGCGCATCGCCGCTCGTCACCGCTGCGTGCACGGCTCTGGCGGGTGCCCACCAAGCTCGCGGCTGTGCTCACCGTGCCGCTGCTGGGCTTCCTCGTCGTCGCGGGCGTGCAGATCTCCGACTCGGTGCGCACCGCCGCCGACCTCGACGCGTTCTCCCGCCAGGTCGCCCTCGGCGACGAGATCACCACCCTGGTGCACGAGCTGCAGAACGAACGCGACCGCACCGTCGGCATGCTGGTCTCGCTGTCGGCGGGTGGCTCGCCGGTCCGTGACGTCGCCGCCCTGGCCCCCGAACGCACCGCCGTCGACCGCGCCGCGGCGCGCTGGCGCACGGCGGCCGCGGAACTGGCCGCCGAAGCCGCGACGGCCGGCCCCTACCGGGCCGCCCGGGACGGGCTCGACCAGGTGGCGCCGATGCGCGCCGGGGTCGCCGGTGGCTGGCTGCGCGCCCAGGCCGCCTTCGACGCCTACACCGGTGTCATCGCCGCCCTGCACGCGCTGCTGCCCACCCCGGCCGACGTCGGCGGCGACGCCGCGCTGGGCCGGCAGGTGCGCGGCTTCAGCACCCTGGCGCGGGCCAAGGAGCTCACCGCGCAGATCCGCGGCCGCCTCTACATGCTCTGCTACGGAGCCGACTTCGAGGCCGCGCCCGCCTCGCGCCTCGCGCAGGCCCGTGCCCAGCGCCAGGCCGCGCTGGCCGGCTTCCGCGCCGACGCCGACCCGGCACAGGTCTCCCACTTCGAGGACGTCGTCGCCGGTCAGGCCGTACGCAGCGCCAACCGGCTCGCCGAGACGATCGTCGCCGCCGAACCCGGCACCGGAGTCGACCCGCAGCAGTGGTGGTCGGCCAGCACCACCGAACTCGAACAGCTGCGCACCGTCGAGCAGGACCTGCTGGCCGGCGCGTCCGAAGCGGTCGCCGCGGCCAGCGCCAGCCAATGGCTCACCACCCTGTTCGGCTCGCTCGTCACCATCGTGCTGCTGCTCGCGGCAGTGCTGATGTCCATCGTGATCGGCCGGAACATGGCCTCCACGCTGCGCTCGCTGCGCACCCAGGCGCTGATCGTCGCCGAGGTCGCGCTGCCCGGCGTCATCGAGCAACTGCGGCTGTCCCCGACGACCGCGCCGCCGGTGCACGTCGAACCGATCGTGGTCGGCTCCCAGGACGAGGTCGCCGAGGTCGCCGAGGCGTTCACCGCCGTGCACCTGAGCGCGGTGCGGCTGGCCGCCGAGCAGGCGAGCATGCGCCGCAACGTCAACGAGATCTTCATCAAGCTGTCCCGGCGCAGCCAGACCCTGGTGGAACGGCAGCTGCAGCTGCTCGACACGATGGAGTCGGCCGAGGTCGACCCGGACAAGCTGGGCAACCTGTTCCGGCTCGACCACCTCGCCGCCCGCCTGCGCCGCAACGACGAGAACCTGCTCGTGCTCGCCGGCGGCGACACCGCCCGGCACTGGAACCGGCCCAAGGACCTCAACACCATCGTGCTCGCGGCGACCGCCGAGGTCGAGCACTACCAGCGGGTGCAGCACGACACCCCCGACGGGGTGCACGTGGTCGGCCACGCCGTCGCCGACGTGGTCAACCTGCTGGCCGAGCTGCTGGAGAACGGCACGGCCTTCTCCCCGCCCGACACCTCGGTGCGGGTCAGCGGCCACGCCCTGGCAGACGGTTCGGCCGAGCTGATCGTCGCCGACGACGGCATCGGCATGTCCGCGCAGCTGCTCGCCGAGGCCAACAGCCAGGTGTCGGAGCCGGTCAGCATCGACACCTCGGCGGCCGAGCGGATGGGCCTGGTCGTGGTCGGACACCTCGCCCGGCGGCACGGCATCACCGTGGACCTGACCTCCGGCGTACGCGGCGTCACCGTGCGCATTCACCTGCCCGAGGCGCTGATCGCGCCGGCCCCCGCCGAGGAGCCCGACACCGCGCCGCCGTCAGACGACCCCGACGCCGACGCGTCGGCGCTGTCGTCGCTGCGCCGCCGCGTGCCGACCCGCTCCGAGGACGTGCTGACCCCCGAGCGCCGCTCGCCCAGCATCTGGTGGACCCGCGACCCCGGCGAGCAGGCGGCCGCCGCACCGGCGCCCGAATCCGCCCCGCAGCCGCCCGCGCTGACCAAGGCCGGGCTGCCCGCCCGCACCCGCCGGACGGTGCCGCAGGTGAATCAGGCCGCGAGCACCCGCTACGAGGCCGACCCGGATGCGCTGGGCGACACGCTGACCAGGCTCTACCAGGGTGTACGGCGAGCCGAGGCGGAGGCCGAGGCGCAGGACGGTGCGGAGCAGGGCGCGGAGGCCTCGCCCGCGCCGGAACAGGACGACGCCGAGGGGCGGACCGAGGCGGAGCGGCAGCTGACTCAGCCGGCCGGCAAGTGA